In one window of Fibrobacter sp. UWT2 DNA:
- a CDS encoding SO_0444 family Cu/Zn efflux transporter, with protein MPAVLEILEKFVWQFFTLFSEMAPFLLLGFLLAGILHVWVPNHLYVPKISKPTFKSVLWSALFGVPLPICSCGVIPTSIALRKEGASKGASVSFLISTPATGVDSILATYSLLGGPFAILRPVAAFVTAILGGVFTNLVTKNEPETGVAVIGESHEHHHEHDHEHHHEHHEGCGCEDDCCSCGHDDHDEHEKNSFAQKVKETFEYGFVNMIGDVSKWLIIGLLLGALIAAFVPDDFFLFLHEYPLLCMLVVLVLAMPMYTCATGSIPLALALVEKGVTPGAALVLLMAGPATSIASMLVVGKAFGKRTLAAYLVSIALGAMFFGFIVDTFLMDTFLASMLPHGSAECHGHGALGVFDYVCAIVFAVLIIYAKFAHKGCGCGGHCNCGEHECCCEDEDHCECGEHHHEHEHGEGECHCHEHVHEHHHHDEHVVETYRVNGMNCSHCKVCVEKAVMALDGVISAEADVAKKELRVEWHDEDDINETALKKAVDEAGFEFGGEV; from the coding sequence ATGCCTGCGGTTTTAGAAATTCTGGAAAAGTTTGTTTGGCAATTCTTTACGCTGTTTTCAGAGATGGCGCCGTTCCTGCTGCTCGGCTTTTTGCTCGCCGGCATTTTGCATGTGTGGGTGCCGAACCATTTGTATGTGCCGAAAATTTCCAAGCCTACTTTTAAGTCGGTACTTTGGTCGGCGCTGTTTGGCGTGCCACTCCCGATTTGCAGCTGCGGTGTGATTCCGACTTCAATTGCGCTCCGTAAAGAAGGCGCAAGCAAGGGCGCGAGTGTGAGCTTCTTGATTTCGACTCCTGCGACGGGTGTGGATTCAATTTTGGCGACGTACTCGTTGCTGGGCGGACCGTTTGCGATTTTGCGTCCGGTGGCCGCTTTTGTAACGGCGATACTTGGCGGTGTGTTTACGAATTTAGTTACGAAAAATGAGCCGGAAACAGGTGTTGCAGTCATTGGTGAATCGCATGAACATCACCATGAACATGACCACGAACATCATCATGAACACCACGAAGGTTGTGGTTGCGAAGACGATTGTTGTTCTTGCGGCCATGACGATCACGATGAACATGAAAAGAATTCTTTTGCACAGAAGGTGAAAGAAACTTTTGAATATGGCTTTGTGAACATGATTGGCGATGTGAGCAAGTGGCTGATTATCGGACTTTTGCTGGGCGCCTTGATTGCGGCCTTTGTTCCGGATGATTTCTTCTTGTTCTTGCACGAATACCCGCTGCTTTGCATGTTGGTGGTGCTGGTGCTTGCCATGCCCATGTACACTTGTGCGACGGGATCTATTCCGCTGGCTTTGGCTCTTGTTGAAAAGGGTGTTACGCCGGGTGCAGCCTTGGTGCTGTTGATGGCTGGCCCTGCAACGAGTATTGCTAGCATGCTGGTGGTGGGCAAGGCTTTTGGCAAGCGTACTCTCGCGGCATACCTTGTTTCGATTGCATTAGGTGCGATGTTCTTTGGCTTTATTGTCGACACGTTCCTGATGGATACGTTCCTAGCCTCGATGCTCCCGCATGGTTCTGCAGAATGCCACGGTCACGGAGCTCTCGGTGTGTTTGACTACGTTTGCGCAATTGTGTTTGCAGTGCTGATTATTTACGCGAAGTTTGCGCATAAGGGTTGCGGCTGCGGCGGACATTGCAACTGTGGTGAACATGAATGTTGTTGCGAAGATGAAGATCATTGCGAATGCGGAGAACATCATCACGAACATGAACACGGTGAAGGCGAATGCCATTGCCATGAACATGTTCATGAGCATCACCATCATGACGAGCATGTTGTGGAAACTTATCGCGTGAACGGCATGAACTGCAGTCATTGCAAGGTTTGCGTCGAGAAGGCCGTAATGGCTCTAGACGGCGTGATTTCGGCTGAAGCCGATGTCGCAAAAAAGGAACTCCGTGTGGAGTGGCATGACGAAGACGATATAAACGAAACCGCCCTCAAGAAGGCGGTTGACGAAGCCGGCTTTGAGTTCGGCGGGGAAGTATAA
- a CDS encoding helix-turn-helix transcriptional regulator, with product MNNCSYIKNAKNEVSMDVLFELSEFFKFFGDTTRIRIIHLLLSGEVSVNDIAEKLNLEQSVVSHQLRILRTANLVKPRRDGRKMFYSLDDEHIGLIFNTGLTHILHKKGK from the coding sequence ATGAATAATTGTTCATATATTAAAAACGCGAAAAACGAAGTCTCGATGGATGTTCTTTTCGAGCTTTCGGAGTTCTTCAAGTTCTTTGGCGATACCACGCGTATCCGCATTATTCACTTGCTGCTTTCGGGCGAAGTTTCGGTGAATGACATTGCCGAAAAGTTGAACTTGGAACAGTCGGTAGTAAGTCACCAGTTGCGCATTCTGCGTACGGCGAACTTGGTGAAGCCGCGTCGCGACGGTCGCAAGATGTTCTATTCGCTCGACGATGAACATATCGGTTTGATTTTCAATACGGGTCTCACGCATATTCTGCACAAGAAGGGTAAGTAA